A genomic region of Rhodanobacter sp. contains the following coding sequences:
- the rnt gene encoding ribonuclease T → MAERFRGFLPVIVDVETGGFDAERDALLEIAAVVVSMDEQGFVHPLPAVHAHVHPFPGANLDPRALEVTGIDPDNPLRGAVDERLALEHIFLAVRAAVRDNGCQRAILVGHNAAFDLGFVNAAVRRTGNKRNPFHPFSCFDTATLGGLAYGQTVLGKAVQASGRSFDTREAHSAIYDAEITAMLFCDIVNRWRQLEMLECERIGADAD, encoded by the coding sequence ATGGCCGAGCGTTTCCGCGGTTTCCTTCCGGTGATCGTCGACGTGGAGACCGGCGGCTTCGACGCCGAGCGCGATGCCCTGCTGGAAATCGCCGCGGTCGTCGTGTCCATGGACGAACAAGGCTTCGTGCATCCCCTGCCGGCCGTGCACGCCCACGTCCACCCCTTTCCCGGTGCGAACCTCGATCCGCGCGCGCTGGAAGTCACCGGCATCGATCCGGACAACCCGCTGCGGGGCGCCGTGGACGAGCGCCTCGCGCTGGAACACATCTTCCTGGCGGTGCGTGCGGCGGTACGCGACAACGGCTGCCAGCGCGCGATCCTGGTCGGCCACAACGCCGCGTTCGACCTGGGCTTCGTCAATGCCGCGGTGCGCCGCACCGGCAACAAACGCAACCCCTTCCACCCGTTCAGCTGCTTCGATACCGCCACGCTGGGCGGGCTGGCCTACGGGCAGACCGTGCTGGGCAAGGCGGTGCAGGCCTCGGGCCGCAGCTTCGACACGCGCGAGGCGCACTCGGCGATCTACGATGCCGAGATCACCGCGATGCTGTTCTGCGACATCGTCAACCGCTGGCGCCAGCTGGAAATGCTGGAATGCGAGCGCATCGGCGCGGATGCCGATTGA
- the phoU gene encoding phosphate signaling complex protein PhoU, which translates to MSTGKEHIIKSYDDELARLTGELVRMGELAVSQLEAAIDVMERRDERAAQHVVGNDDAIDQLEQEISHDVVRLLALRAPMAGDLRNVFAALRIAADIERIGDYAANVAKRSIPLSMAAPISPTSGLAYLAELAASEVREVLQAYRDRDAERAYQVWKDDAELDDAYTGYFRQLLTYMMEDPRNITPCTHLLFMAKNIERIGDHATNIAENVWYQVNGEPLTAQRNKRDLTANPDLPKLGDRSV; encoded by the coding sequence ATGAGCACCGGCAAGGAACACATCATCAAGAGCTACGACGACGAACTGGCGCGCCTCACCGGCGAGCTGGTGCGCATGGGCGAGCTGGCGGTGAGCCAACTGGAAGCGGCCATCGACGTGATGGAACGCCGCGACGAACGCGCCGCGCAACACGTGGTGGGCAACGACGACGCCATCGACCAGCTGGAACAGGAAATCAGCCACGACGTGGTGCGCCTGCTCGCGCTGCGCGCGCCGATGGCCGGCGACCTGCGCAACGTGTTCGCCGCGCTGCGCATCGCCGCCGACATCGAACGCATCGGCGACTACGCCGCCAACGTGGCCAAGCGCTCCATCCCGTTGTCGATGGCCGCGCCGATCAGCCCGACCAGCGGCCTCGCCTATCTCGCCGAGCTGGCCGCCTCCGAAGTGCGCGAAGTGCTGCAGGCCTACCGCGACCGCGATGCCGAGCGCGCCTATCAGGTGTGGAAGGACGATGCGGAGCTGGACGACGCCTACACCGGCTATTTCCGCCAGTTGCTCACCTACATGATGGAAGACCCGCGCAACATCACGCCGTGCACGCACCTGCTGTTCATGGCCAAGAACATCGAGCGCATCGGCGACCACGCCACCAACATCGCCGAGAACGTGTGGTATCAGGTCAACGGCGAGCCGCTTACCGCCCAGCGCAACAAGCGCGACCTCACCGCCAACCCGGATCTGCCGAAGTTGGGCGACCGCAGCGTCTGA
- the pstS gene encoding phosphate ABC transporter substrate-binding protein PstS, with amino-acid sequence MFASSRSMFRLGVIAISAACALGTLSAQATDITGAGSSFVYPVISKWSATYAEKTGNHVNYQSIGSGGGIAQIKAGTVDFGASDMPLDPATLAKFGFGQFPDVIGGIVPAFNVQGVAPGKMVLDGPTLADIYLGKITSWNDPAIQKLNPGLKLPSAKITVVHRSDGSGTTFNFSDYLSKVSPEWKTKVGEGTAVNWPTGIGGKGNEGVSAYIKQIPNSLGYVEYAYALQNHIGYALMKNAAGKVVKPMTSSFQAAAATADWANAKDFDLLMTNAPGADAWPITATSWVIMYKQPKNLANTKVTFDFFKWSYEHGQDQARALDYVPLPDALVKQIEAYWQTQFKL; translated from the coding sequence GTGTTCGCTTCCTCCCGTTCCATGTTCCGCCTCGGCGTCATCGCCATTTCTGCCGCCTGCGCGCTGGGCACCCTGTCCGCGCAGGCCACCGACATCACCGGTGCTGGCTCCAGCTTCGTGTATCCGGTGATCTCGAAGTGGTCGGCCACCTACGCCGAGAAGACCGGCAACCACGTCAACTACCAGTCGATCGGCTCGGGCGGCGGCATCGCCCAGATCAAGGCGGGCACGGTCGACTTCGGCGCGTCGGACATGCCGCTGGATCCGGCCACCCTGGCCAAGTTCGGCTTCGGCCAGTTCCCCGACGTGATCGGCGGCATCGTGCCGGCGTTCAATGTGCAGGGCGTGGCGCCGGGCAAGATGGTGCTTGACGGCCCGACCCTCGCCGACATCTACCTGGGCAAGATCACCAGCTGGAACGACCCGGCCATCCAGAAGCTCAACCCCGGCCTGAAGCTGCCCTCCGCCAAGATCACCGTCGTGCACCGCTCGGACGGTTCGGGCACCACCTTCAACTTCTCCGACTACCTGTCCAAGGTCAGCCCGGAGTGGAAGACCAAGGTCGGCGAAGGCACCGCCGTGAACTGGCCGACCGGTATCGGCGGCAAGGGCAACGAGGGCGTCTCGGCCTACATCAAGCAGATCCCGAACTCGCTGGGCTACGTCGAGTACGCCTATGCCCTGCAGAACCACATCGGCTACGCGCTGATGAAGAACGCCGCGGGCAAGGTGGTCAAGCCGATGACCTCCAGCTTCCAGGCCGCCGCCGCCACGGCCGACTGGGCGAACGCCAAGGACTTCGACCTGCTGATGACCAACGCGCCGGGCGCCGACGCGTGGCCGATCACCGCCACCTCGTGGGTGATCATGTACAAGCAGCCGAAGAACCTGGCCAATACCAAGGTGACCTTCGACTTCTTCAAGTGGTCCTACGAGCACGGCCAGGACCAGGCCCGTGCGCTCGACTACGTGCCGCTGCCCGATGCGCTGGTAAAGCAGATCGAGGCCTATTGGCAGACCCAGTTCAAGCTGTAA
- the pstC gene encoding phosphate ABC transporter permease subunit PstC, protein MSSIPATSKSDADRRSHADARNDRLFRLLLKFCALLVLATLLGAALSTLWGGREVLFGHGLHFLTSDAWNPVTDDYGALAPIFGTLATSLIALILAVPTSFGIALFLTEIAPNWLRGPVATAIELLASIPSIIYGMWGLFVFVPFMASIEPALSDTLGKLPLVGQLFQGPPMGLGVLTAGIVLAVMILPFICSVMREVFQTVPTRLKESSYALGSTTWEVVWDIVLPYTRSAVIGGIFLGLGRALGETMAVTFVLGNSYNITSSLLMPGTSISSSIANEFNEAVGTHRSALIALGFLLFVVTFVVLLIARLMLRRLAKREGN, encoded by the coding sequence ATGTCATCGATCCCCGCCACGAGCAAGTCCGACGCCGACCGTCGCAGCCATGCGGATGCGCGCAACGACCGGCTGTTCCGCCTGCTGCTGAAGTTCTGCGCGCTGCTGGTGCTGGCCACCCTGCTCGGTGCCGCGCTGTCCACGCTATGGGGCGGGCGCGAGGTGCTGTTCGGCCACGGCCTGCACTTCCTCACCAGCGACGCGTGGAATCCGGTCACCGACGACTACGGCGCGCTCGCGCCGATCTTCGGCACCCTGGCGACCTCGCTGATCGCCCTGATCCTCGCCGTGCCGACCAGCTTCGGCATCGCCCTCTTCCTCACCGAGATCGCGCCGAACTGGTTGCGCGGCCCGGTCGCCACCGCCATCGAGCTGCTGGCCAGCATCCCGTCGATCATCTACGGCATGTGGGGCCTGTTCGTGTTCGTGCCGTTCATGGCGAGCATCGAACCTGCGCTCAGCGACACGCTGGGCAAGCTGCCCTTGGTCGGCCAGCTGTTCCAGGGCCCGCCGATGGGGCTCGGCGTGCTCACCGCGGGCATCGTGCTGGCGGTGATGATCCTGCCCTTCATCTGCTCGGTGATGCGCGAAGTGTTCCAGACCGTGCCGACCCGGCTCAAGGAATCCTCGTATGCGCTGGGCTCGACCACCTGGGAGGTGGTCTGGGACATCGTGCTGCCCTACACCCGCTCCGCCGTGATCGGCGGCATCTTCCTCGGACTCGGCCGCGCGCTGGGCGAGACGATGGCGGTGACCTTCGTGCTGGGCAACTCGTACAACATCACCTCGTCGCTGCTGATGCCTGGCACGTCGATCTCCTCCAGCATCGCCAACGAGTTCAACGAGGCGGTGGGCACGCACCGCTCGGCGCTGATCGCGCTGGGCTTCCTGCTGTTCGTGGTGACCTTCGTGGTGCTGCTGATCGCCCGCCTGATGCTGCGCCGCCTGGCCAAGCGGGAGGGCAACTGA
- the pstA gene encoding phosphate ABC transporter permease PstA: MAAVHTRRRVVNVVALILSSGATLIGLVFLAWILWVTLQNGLHAINFRLFTKITAYADQGGLSNAIVGSLIMDTIALLICAPVGVLAGTFLAEYAHRSKLGATIRFLNDILLSAPSIVLGLFVYVIIVLPMSNLTHGSVSFSGFAGGVALALIGLPVIVRTTDEMLQLVPGTLREAALSLGIPQWKMTVQVLMRAATSGIVTGVLLALARLAGETAPLLFTAFGNNFMAVHPLDKMESLPVAIYQYTNDPNPALHGIAWAGALLITLFVLALSLLTRLLFSRKKVSHD, encoded by the coding sequence ATGGCTGCCGTGCATACCCGCCGCCGTGTCGTCAACGTCGTCGCGCTGATCCTCAGCAGCGGCGCAACCCTGATCGGCCTGGTCTTCCTCGCCTGGATCCTGTGGGTCACGCTGCAGAACGGCCTGCACGCGATCAACTTCCGCCTGTTCACCAAGATCACGGCCTACGCCGACCAGGGCGGCCTGTCCAACGCCATCGTGGGCAGCCTGATCATGGACACCATCGCGCTGCTGATCTGCGCGCCGGTCGGCGTGCTGGCCGGCACCTTCCTCGCGGAATACGCGCATCGCTCGAAGTTGGGCGCCACCATCCGCTTCCTCAATGACATCCTGCTGTCCGCACCGTCGATCGTGCTGGGCCTGTTCGTCTACGTGATCATCGTGCTGCCGATGTCGAACCTCACCCACGGCTCGGTGTCGTTCTCCGGCTTCGCCGGCGGCGTGGCGCTGGCGTTGATCGGCCTGCCGGTGATCGTGCGCACCACCGACGAGATGCTGCAGCTGGTGCCGGGCACCCTGCGCGAGGCCGCGCTGTCGCTGGGCATCCCGCAGTGGAAGATGACCGTGCAGGTATTGATGCGCGCGGCCACCTCCGGCATCGTCACCGGCGTGCTGCTGGCGCTGGCGCGGCTGGCCGGCGAGACCGCGCCGCTGCTGTTCACCGCCTTCGGCAACAACTTCATGGCGGTGCATCCGCTGGACAAGATGGAAAGCCTGCCGGTGGCCATCTACCAGTACACCAACGACCCCAATCCGGCGTTGCACGGCATCGCCTGGGCCGGCGCGCTGCTGATCACGCTGTTCGTGCTCGCCCTGAGCCTGCTGACCCGCCTGCTGTTCTCGCGCAAGAAGGTTTCCCATGACTGA
- the pstB gene encoding phosphate ABC transporter ATP-binding protein PstB → MTDFAANDAVGTADAAAASAAARTKIEVRGLDFFYNGFHALHGIDMDIPEKQVTAIIGPSGCGKSTLLRIFNRIYAIYPKLVASGSVRLDGENVLDPAYSLNRLRSKVGMVFQKPVPFPMTIFENVAYGIRHHEKLSKPDMEARVEQALRRAALWDEVKDKLKQSALGLSGGQQQRLCIARGIALRPEVLLLDEPTSALDPIATGRIEQLVEELKRDYTIVIVTHNMQQAARVSDRTAFMYMGELIEFDNTEKIFTKPSKKQTEDYITGRFG, encoded by the coding sequence ATGACTGATTTCGCCGCCAACGATGCCGTGGGCACCGCCGACGCGGCCGCGGCCAGCGCTGCCGCCCGCACCAAGATCGAAGTGCGCGGGCTGGACTTCTTCTACAACGGTTTCCATGCCCTGCACGGCATCGACATGGACATCCCGGAGAAGCAGGTCACGGCCATCATCGGCCCGTCCGGCTGCGGCAAGTCCACCCTGCTGCGCATCTTCAACCGCATCTACGCGATCTATCCCAAGCTGGTGGCCAGCGGCAGCGTGCGGCTGGACGGCGAGAACGTGCTCGATCCGGCGTATTCGCTGAACCGCCTGCGCAGCAAGGTCGGCATGGTGTTCCAGAAGCCAGTGCCGTTCCCGATGACCATCTTCGAGAACGTCGCCTACGGCATCCGCCACCACGAAAAACTGTCCAAGCCCGACATGGAGGCGCGCGTCGAGCAGGCGCTGCGCCGCGCCGCGCTGTGGGACGAGGTGAAGGACAAGCTCAAGCAGAGCGCGCTGGGCCTCTCCGGCGGCCAGCAGCAGCGCCTGTGCATCGCGCGCGGCATCGCGCTGCGCCCCGAAGTGCTGCTGCTGGACGAGCCCACCTCGGCGCTCGACCCGATCGCCACCGGCCGCATCGAGCAATTGGTCGAAGAGCTCAAGCGCGACTACACCATCGTCATCGTCACCCACAACATGCAGCAGGCCGCGCGCGTCTCCGACCGCACCGCCTTCATGTACATGGGCGAACTGATCGAATTCGACAACACCGAGAAGATCTTCACCAAGCCCTCGAAGAAGCAGACCGAGGACTACATCACCGGCCGGTTCGGCTGA
- a CDS encoding efflux transporter outer membrane subunit has product MATNEASRRMRPAALALTLASLLAGCSLAPAYKVPTVPMPATYKDGSGLWTHAAPADMDSRGHWWTMFHDPALDRLEQSLDADSPSLALALARYQRASAFESEARAGLFPQLDVAGGANRNRQSDHRPLRGSNQPNEYDADDAQFGADYEFDLWGRIRNEVAAGHAQAQAAEADLASAKLSLEARLADEYFQLRGYDIQTQILARSLKAYQQGLALTRNRMQGGIASGLSVARAENQLADANAQVEEVAAQRSLTEHAIATLIGVPASNFILPASPHKVRAPTIPTSVPSTLLQRRPDIAAAERRTFAANAGIGVARAAFFPDIGITGMYGWQNTDNGNLFSFGNRTWALGPFVSLPLFDGGLRRARERQAKAAFDEAAAQYRLTVLDAFEQVEDNLALFNRLTREAHDEDAAASSALAAQRIATNRYAEGIINYLDVVTAQTAYLNAERAAEQVRTRRLQASVALVRALGGGWNTKLLQRPPALQ; this is encoded by the coding sequence ATGGCGACGAATGAGGCCTCGCGCCGCATGCGTCCGGCCGCGCTGGCGTTGACGCTCGCCAGCCTGCTGGCCGGCTGTTCGCTGGCTCCTGCGTACAAAGTGCCTACCGTGCCGATGCCGGCCACCTACAAGGACGGCAGCGGGCTGTGGACGCACGCCGCGCCCGCGGACATGGATTCGCGCGGCCACTGGTGGACGATGTTCCACGACCCGGCGCTGGACCGGCTCGAACAGTCGCTCGATGCGGACAGCCCCTCGCTTGCGCTGGCCCTGGCTCGCTACCAACGCGCCAGCGCGTTCGAAAGCGAAGCCCGCGCCGGCCTGTTTCCGCAGCTGGACGTCGCCGGCGGCGCGAACCGCAACCGCCAGTCGGACCATCGCCCCCTGCGTGGCTCCAACCAGCCGAATGAGTACGATGCCGACGACGCGCAGTTCGGCGCCGACTACGAATTCGACCTGTGGGGACGCATCCGCAACGAGGTCGCCGCCGGCCATGCGCAGGCGCAGGCTGCAGAAGCCGACCTCGCCTCGGCCAAGCTCAGCCTGGAGGCTCGGCTGGCGGACGAGTACTTCCAGTTGCGCGGATACGACATCCAGACGCAGATCCTCGCCCGTTCGCTGAAGGCCTACCAGCAAGGCCTCGCGCTCACACGCAACCGCATGCAGGGCGGCATCGCCTCGGGCCTCTCGGTGGCGCGCGCGGAGAACCAACTGGCCGACGCCAATGCCCAGGTCGAGGAAGTGGCCGCGCAACGTTCGCTGACCGAGCACGCCATCGCCACCCTGATCGGCGTGCCCGCCTCCAATTTCATCTTGCCCGCATCGCCGCACAAGGTGCGCGCGCCGACCATACCCACCTCGGTGCCTTCCACCCTGCTGCAACGCCGCCCCGACATCGCCGCCGCCGAGCGGCGCACCTTCGCCGCCAACGCCGGCATCGGCGTGGCCCGCGCGGCGTTCTTTCCCGACATCGGCATCACCGGCATGTACGGTTGGCAGAACACCGATAACGGCAACTTGTTCTCCTTCGGCAACCGTACCTGGGCGCTCGGCCCGTTCGTCAGCCTGCCGCTGTTCGACGGCGGCCTGCGCCGCGCACGCGAACGCCAGGCCAAGGCCGCGTTCGACGAAGCGGCCGCGCAATACCGGCTGACCGTGCTCGACGCCTTCGAGCAGGTGGAAGACAACCTCGCGCTGTTCAACCGCCTGACCCGCGAGGCCCACGACGAGGACGCCGCCGCCAGCTCGGCCCTGGCGGCCCAGCGGATCGCCACCAACCGCTACGCCGAGGGCATCATCAACTACCTCGACGTGGTCACCGCGCAGACCGCCTACCTCAACGCGGAACGCGCCGCGGAACAAGTGCGCACGCGGCGGCTGCAGGCCAGCGTGGCGCTGGTGCGCGCGCTGGGCGGCGGATGGAATACCAAGCTGCTGCAGCGGCCGCCCGCCCTGCAGTGA
- a CDS encoding efflux RND transporter periplasmic adaptor subunit translates to MSHEHAPPASPRTLRLRPAVTGLVVVAALAATAGLVVRAHEYHRLVTLTDAEAVPTVALVAPLGTVGKHTMTLPGHIDAWIDAPIHAQVSGYVKSWSTDIGSRVTAGETLAVIDTPELDQQYEQAKAVLARAQADAQLAKVTSQRWQHLLASNSVSKQEADEKASEAAVAEANVLSAKADVDRLAAQEAFRNVTAPFAGTVTARNTDIGDLVTADNSSALPLFTVADTRRMRLYVAVPQRYASSVKPGMTVTLTVPDHPGKTYQGTLIGSSDAVNQASGSLLAQFEVPNANGTLLPGDYADVQLPLTTDKAVTSVPATVLIFRAQGPQIAVLGPHDTVVMRNVHIALDLGGVLEIDRGLEPGDRIIDNPPDSLAAGDIVRVASAQESSHGDE, encoded by the coding sequence ATGTCGCATGAACACGCCCCGCCGGCGAGCCCGCGCACCTTGCGCCTGCGTCCGGCGGTGACCGGCCTGGTCGTGGTTGCCGCCCTTGCCGCCACAGCGGGCCTGGTGGTGCGCGCGCACGAATACCACCGGCTGGTGACCCTGACCGACGCCGAGGCGGTTCCCACCGTGGCGCTGGTCGCACCGCTCGGTACGGTCGGCAAGCACACGATGACCCTGCCCGGCCACATCGACGCGTGGATCGATGCCCCCATCCACGCGCAGGTTTCCGGCTACGTGAAAAGCTGGAGCACGGACATCGGCAGCCGCGTCACTGCCGGCGAGACGCTGGCGGTGATCGACACGCCCGAACTCGACCAGCAATACGAGCAGGCCAAGGCCGTGCTGGCGCGTGCGCAAGCCGACGCGCAGCTGGCCAAGGTGACCAGCCAACGCTGGCAGCACCTGCTCGCCTCCAATTCGGTGTCCAAGCAGGAGGCCGACGAAAAGGCCAGCGAGGCCGCGGTGGCCGAGGCCAACGTGCTCTCCGCCAAGGCCGACGTGGACCGCCTCGCCGCGCAGGAGGCGTTCCGCAACGTCACCGCGCCGTTCGCCGGCACGGTGACCGCGCGCAACACCGACATCGGCGACCTCGTCACCGCCGACAACTCGTCGGCATTGCCGCTGTTCACCGTGGCCGACACGCGGCGCATGCGCCTGTACGTGGCCGTGCCGCAACGCTATGCATCGTCCGTGAAGCCGGGAATGACCGTCACGCTGACCGTGCCGGACCATCCGGGCAAGACCTATCAGGGCACCCTGATCGGCTCGTCGGATGCGGTGAACCAGGCCTCCGGTTCGCTGCTGGCGCAGTTCGAGGTGCCCAACGCCAACGGCACGCTGCTGCCTGGCGACTACGCCGACGTACAGCTGCCGCTGACGACCGACAAGGCGGTCACCAGCGTGCCGGCGACCGTATTGATCTTCCGCGCGCAGGGACCGCAAATCGCCGTGCTCGGCCCGCACGACACGGTGGTGATGCGCAACGTGCATATCGCGTTGGATCTCGGCGGCGTGCTGGAAATCGACCGCGGCCTCGAACCCGGCGACCGCATCATCGACAACCCGCCGGATTCGCTGGCCGCCGGCGATATCGTGCGCGTGGCTTCGGCGCAGGAGTCGTCGCATGGCGACGAATGA